In Cyprinus carpio isolate SPL01 chromosome B7, ASM1834038v1, whole genome shotgun sequence, a genomic segment contains:
- the LOC109092570 gene encoding zinc finger protein 16-like has protein sequence MNRKRNHCYMETGPSSESQAAFVDNAGSFSRDEEDLSELEPDEQLVCSVTEITEHLGRNITLVLESALSEIRKLVSVRIRVLKMELREKTDEIELLKAKLESTEKDGRGSNSSSLDFRKAEHQPGQKHGADPKKAKPGTPVVKKENINAICDYLMKDKNQRGAAEVESDHSNQAFGSESQPHASLSLWTDSGAADTDTDADTDIFSMLPSASKRMYDYEWISGVELNSTEFKGDTETKCEDVPTVDDEDETEDSEGGRGSLRSVSDHFPLDTQGSPREDRSSPAEDSMDRMEPGQQFSSHTFICPFCGTLCPDSSFLEEHIKLMHHDESTLQSAPGGSSSRGESESGEAARALGGTERPVGRGAREKKVEGGYECGDCGRHFNYLGNLRQHQRIHTGEKPFVCPECGERFRHAARLKSHRLSHSGAQSPFPCPQCGKGFPVLSGLKRHQRVHTGESPYACPQCGRRFKELGNLYTHMRIHSGATPYSCYQCGRSFRHLGTYKSHRCMPATQLASGHSPAWAQEDKVQTG, from the exons ATGAACCGAAAGAGAAATCACTGCTATATGGAAACAGGGCCGTCCTCGGAGTCCCAGGCCGCCTTTGTGGACAACGCGGGGTCCTTCAGCCGAGACGAGGAGGATTTGTCCGAGCTCGAGCCCGACGAGCAGCTGGTGTGCTCGGTGACCGAGATCACGGAGCACCTGGGCAGGAACATCACGCTGGTGCTGGAGTCCGCGCTGTCCGAGATACGCAAGCTGGTCAGCGTCCGGATCAGAGTCCTGAAGATGGAGCTCCGCGAGAAAACCGACGAGATCGAGCTGCTCAAAGCCAAGCTGGAGTCCACGGAGAAAGACGGGAGGGGGTCTAACTCCAGCAGCCTGGACTTTAGGAAAGCAGAGCATCAGCCGGGCCAGAAACACGGCGCCGACCCGAAGAAAGCCAAACCCGGGACGCCCGTGGTGAAGAAGGAGAACATCAACGCGATCTGCGACTATTTGATGAAGGATAAGAACCAGCGgggtgctgctgaagtggagagcGACCACAGCAACCAGGCCTTTGGGTCCGAATCGCAGCCTCACGCGTCTCTGAGCCTGTGGACGGACAGCGGAGCCGCGGACACCGACACCGACGCCGACACGGACATCTTCAGCATGCTGCCATCCGCCAGCAAGCGCATGTACGACTACGAGTGGATTTCAGGAGTCGAGCTCAACTCTACTGAGTTTAAAG GTGATACTGAAACAAAATGTGAAGATGTTCCCACTGTGGATGACGAGGATGAAACCGAAGACTctgaaggaggaagaggaagtcTGAGGTCAGTGTCTGACCATTTTCCTCTGGACACTCAGGGCTCGCCGCGGGAAGACAGGAGCAGCCCGGCGGAGGACAGTATGGACAGAATGGAGCCAg GTCAGCAGTTCTCCTCTCACACCTTCATCTGCCCCTTCTGTGGAACTCTTTGCCCTGACTCCTCTTTCCTGGAGGAGCACATCAAGCTCATGCATCACGACGAGAGCACTCTGCAGTCGGCCCCGGGTGGTTCTTCCTCTCGTGGGGAGAGTGAGTCGGGCGAGGCGGCCCGAGCTCTGGGAGGCACAGAAAGACCTGTTGGCCGGGGCGCACGGGAGAAGAAAGTGGAGGGCGGTTATGAGTGTGGCGACTGTGGGCGTCATTTCAACTATCTGGGCAACCTGCGGCAGCACCAGCGCATCCACACCGGCGAGAAGCCCTTCGTTTGCCCCGAGTGCGGAGAGCGTTTCCGGCACGCCGCGCGCCTAAAGAGCCACCGCCTCAGCCACAGCGGAGCCCAGAGCCCCTTCCCCTGCCCGCAGTGCGGTAAGGGCTTCCCAGTGCTGTCCGGACTGAAACGGCACCAGCGTGTGCACACAGGAGAGAGTCCCTACGCTTGTCCCCAGTGCGGACGCAGATTTAAAGAGCTAGGCaacttatacacacacatgcgcaTTCACAGCGGCGCTACGCCCTACTCTTGCTACCAATGTGGGCGGAGCTTCAGGCATCTGGGCACATATAAGAGTCATCGCTGTATGCCGGCTACCCAGTTAGCCAGTGGCCACAGTCCAGCATGGGCGCAAGAAGACAAGGTGCAAACTGGGTAA